Sequence from the Fibrobacter sp. UWR2 genome:
AAGAGGATCTTGCCGTGCATGGTCCAGAGCTTGTAATCGTTCTTGTCCTTCAGGAGCGTCTCTTCGCTGATGGCGCGGGCTTCCTCGTAGCGGCCAAGGAATACGAGCGCGTCCATGAGCGTTTCGCCAAGGTCCTTGCTCATGCCGAACCTGCCGCGGATGCCGTAGAGGATTTCGACGGCTTCGGCGTACTGGTCGAGGCCCATGTAGGTCTTTGCGAGGTACACGCCCAGGCGGCTGCTCGGTTGCGTGTCGTAGAGGCGTTGCACCACAACAAGCGATTGGTGGCGCTGTCCGAGGCCCCAGAGGGCGTCGCTCAGGTTGATGACGTATTCGGGGTTGTTCGGTGTGAACTGGAGGGCCGCTTCCGCACATTCGCGGGCGTGGCTGTAGTCGAACAGGACTTCGTACATTTCGCCCAAAATAGAGAGAAGCTTGCCGTTCTTGCGTACGAGCGGCATCTGGCTTGTAAAGTAGGCGATGCCCGGGCCGTAAAGTTCCTTCATCTGGTAGATAAACCCGCAGTTCACGAGATAGAGCGGTTCTTCGGGGTCCATCTTGTTCGCGCGTTCAAAGTAGCTGAGCGCCACGAGCGGCTGGTCTTCCACAAGGCGGAGGATGCCCACCTGGTTCATCACGGCGGCGTTGAATTTGTTCTGCTTTTGGTCGTCCTTGATTTCGGGTACAGCTCCGGTCTTCAAACCTTCAATAGCGTTATCGATGGCCTTCGCATATTTCTTCTGCGTTGCGCCCTGCGTCCAGGCGGCAATCAAGATTCCGCGGCCGTTCTCGTAGAAGAACCTTCCCTTGTAGGCGAAATCGAAATTCCCGACCATGTGGGTGAGCGTGAATTCCTGGGCGTAGCGGTCGCCGACCTTCACGCGGCGCGCATCGAGGGTCTTGTTGTTCGGGTCTACGCCCAGGCGGGTGAGGAGCACCTTGAACATATCCTGCTGGTTAATCACGTCGGGCGGGAGGATGGCTCCATATACGAATAGCGAGACTTCCTCAGACTTGTCGGTGAGCACCAGGTCAGGGTCGTTGTTCTGCTTCGCGATGCCGTTCCAGAAGTGCCAAAGCGTGTCCTTCGTGCTCCAGGTGTAGCCGAGCGCTGCGGAAGTGTGGCTCTGGATGCGTTCCAGAGAGAGTTCCGGGCCCTGTTCTTCGGCGACTTCGTTCAGGGTAAATCCCTTGAAGAATTCCTTCCATTCCTTCTTTAGGGCGCCTTTTGCAGGCACGTTGTCGGTTGCCGCGAGCGTGAGGGTATAGACGCTGCTGCCGTTGCCGGTAACGAGGCCGCATGCCTCGTACGGGGTCTCGTAGCGCTTGCCCGCGATGTCGAAGAACGCGCCGGTCGTTCCGAACGCCTCTTCGGGATTGAGCTCGCTGAAGGTCGCCTTCTTGCCGCTCGCTTCCAGGCTCTGCATTTCCATCTGGGCGCGGTCCATCAGGTTCATCGGTTCGCCCTCGTCGAGCGCGACTTCGCGCAGCACCGCCCTGCGGCCGGTTGTCGCGTTGTAGAACTCGTAGGGTGCGCCGTCTTCGCCGCCGATCATCGTCCAGTCGCCGCCGGGGAATTTGAAGCTGAAGCCCGCGTTGCCTATTGTGCCGTCCGGGTTGCGAACCGCACTTGCGTTCGCACCCGAGCCCGTCGAAGCAACTTGGTCGCTGTAGTCGTAGTAGTTCTGCGCCGCCGAACTTTCGGATGGGCCCTGTTGCGGGTCAGCATCGGTCAGGGGCTGACCGTTGCCCGCACAAGATACAAGGAAAAACAGCCCGAACAGCGGGGCGCAAAGACTAGCAGTACGAATAAATTTTTCAAGCGTGGAGTTTCTCATGGAGACAAAGATACAAAAACGATTTTGCGAAACCACGCCTCGCTTAATCCCAAGTGGAATATGCCGTCTTGATTGTAAAAATATTTTTTAGATATTGCTGCCGAAAGGCGCCTCTTTCCCGGTATGGAACCCCGTCCGGTTACACGCCGAATTTTTTGTGATGTTATGTTTGGCGGATATTTGGAAATTTCGTTCGATTGTTAGCAGAGAGTTTTTGCCCAGGGGCGTATAAAAAGGTTGATTTTCTTTGTTATATACGCCCTTTTGTTATTTTGTACGTATTTACCGCAAGTGAGTTGTCTTTTTGGGGCGTATAAATTAAGCGTCCTTCGTGGTTTTATACGCCCCTGAGGTAAAAAAAGAATTTTTTTATTGTATATTTCTTTACGGATGTGTGAAGGAGTAAAAAATGAGACATTTGGGATTTTTGGCCCTGGCCTTCACAGCATTCCTTGTCGCCTGTGGTGACGACGCATCCTCTAGTCCGGTAGACAATCCGGTTTCTTCCAGCATTGAAATAAGCAGTTCCGACGAAGCCACGCCGGAGTCGAGTTCCAGCAGCAGTTCCACACTGTCGTCATCCTCGGCGGAGCCTGCCCTGAGCTCAGCCGAAGGGATCGAGGATCTGTCGAGTAGTTCTGCTAAATCTTCGGCAGATATTGCCTTTGGCACCCTCACGGACGAACGCGACGGCAAGACCTACAAGACGGTCGTCATCGGGAAACAGACGTGGATGGCTGAAAACCTCAACTATGAATCGAGATACAGCTACTGCTACGAAGACAAGGCCGAAAACTGTGCCAAGTATGGCAGGCTCTACACGTGGAGCGGTGCGTTGGAATCGTGCCCTGCGGGGTGGGGTTTGCCTTCGCTAGAAGAATTCCAGATCCTCCTTGCTGCAGTAGGCGGGCAGGCCATTGCAGGGAAGGTGCTCAAGTCCACCGAAGGCTGGAAAGACGGCGGCAATGGTACGGACGAATACGGCTTCTCCGCGCTCCCCGCAGGCTACATGCAAGAAGACTCGACGTTCCACAATGTGGGGGAATATGCCCAGTTCTGGAGCACTTCGGGAACAACCTGGGTGTATCAGCTGGAAGCTACCTTCGACAATGATAGTTCGTTCCTGTTCAGTGTCTACAAGGAATTCGCTCTTAGTGTCCGCTGCCTCAAGAGTGCAGGCTCTACGAACGAGGTCAAGGCGACGCCCTGCAAGACTGACAGCACGGATACCTGCGAATACGGCTCGGTGAAGGATGATCGCGACGGGCAGACGTACAAGACCGTGAAAATCGCCAATCAGTGGTGGATGGCGCAGAACCTGAACCTCGAGACAGAAAACAGCTACTGCACCGCCGATTCTATATGCGCCAAGAACGGCCGCTTCTACACCTGGGGCGCCGCCATGGACAGCGTCGGCAAATGGTCCGAGGGGGGCAAGGGATGCGGTCTTAATAAAACCTGCTCGCCGAGTTATCCGGTGCGGGGCGTTTGCCCCTCCGGCTGGCACGTGCCCAGCAAGGATGAATTCGAAATCTTGCGGACGCTTGTTGGCGAATCCGGCCCTGCAGGTACGTTGCTGAAGTCAGTAGACGGCTGGATTGGCGGATTTGTGAATAAGACCGGTGGCCTGATTGTCTATGATAGCCTTGCGACTAACGGCAAGGGCACGGACAACTTCGGGTTTACGGCCTTGCCTACCGGTTATTGGGACGAAATAGTCATGCAGGACAATGGTTTTGTCACGACGTTCTGGAGTTCCTCTGAATACGAGCCCAGCAGGGCAACTCTGCTGTATTTGTCGGCTCTCATGGAAAATACGATGATAGACAGCGGCTCTAAGGGCTCTGCGCGTTCCGTCCGCTGCGTAAAGGATGCTGACTAGCGAGTGCCTTAGTTAGAGCCGAACCGCCCCTGCCGGTCGAGGGGAGGGGCCTGTGGAGTTCCTGTCACAAAAAACATGTTTTTTTCGTCTAGGACTAGTCCTCCGGGGCTATTTTTAGTAAATTTGACGCCAGCAAAGCACCACCCAGAAGGTGGCTAGCAATTTCACAATAAACAAAAGGATCCAATAATGGCTCTCAAACTCGGTATCAATGGTTTCGGTCGTATCGGCCGTATGGTCTTCCGCGCTGCTGTGGAAAACTTCTCCAAGGACATTCAGGTTGTCGGTATCAACGACCTCCTCGACGTCGACTACCTCGCTTACATGCTGAAGTATGACTCCGTGCACGGCGCTTTCAAGCACGACGTTTCTTTCGAAGGCAACTTCCTCATCGTCGATGGCAACAAGATTCAGGTGTTCGCCGAAAAGGATCCGACCAACATCACTTGGGGTGCCCTCGGTGTTGACGTTGTCGTGGAATCCACTGGCTTCTTCCTGACCGACGAACTCGCTCGCGCCCACATCAAGGCCGGTGCCAAGAAGGTCATCATGTCCGCTCCGTCCAAGGACGCTACCCCGATGTTCGTTTACGGTGTGAACCACCAGACCTACGCCGGCCAGGACATCATCTCCAACGCTTCCTGCACCACCAACTGCCTCGCCCCGATGTCCAAGGTCCTCAACGACAAGTTCGGCATCAAGCGTGGCCTCATGACCACCGTTCACGCTGCTACTGCTACGCAGAAGACCGTCGACGGCCCGTCCAAGAAGGATTGGCGCGGTGGCCGCGGCATCCTCGAAAACATCATCCCGTCTTCTACGGGTGCTGCTAAGGCCGTGGGCAAGGTTCTCCCGCAGCTCAACGGTAAGCTCACCGGTATGAGCCTCCGCGTTCCGACCTCCGACGTTTCCTTCGTCGACCTCACTGCCGAACTCGAAAAGCCGGCTACCTACGAAGAAATCTGCAAGGCCATGAAGGAAGCTTCTGAAGGCGAACTCAAGGGCATCCTCGGTTACACCGACGAAGCTCTCGTCTCTACCGACTTCCGCAACGACGCTCGCACTTCCATCTTCGACGTCAAGGCTGGCATCCAGCTCGACCCGACCTTCGTGAAGGTTTGCGCCTGGTACGATAACGAATGGGGCTACAGCAACAAGGTTTGCGAAATGGCCCGCGTCATCACCAAGTAATTGATTTCGGATAAGCGCTAGTGGCGCGGATGTAACGGCCTTCGGGCAACTTGATTTCCGCGCTTCCGCTTGAAACTTTTACAAGAAGCCCCGCTCAATCGAGCGGGGTTCTCTTTTTTATTGAAAGCGTGTTCCCGATAAACTATATTTTAAGATATGAAGTATAGATTTCTTGCTCTCTTGATTTCGTCGGCGTTTATGTTTGCTGCTTGCGGCGACGACAGTTCTTCCACTTCTGTTGACCCATCTTCCGAAGAATCTTCTTCTATAGCAATTCCTGAGGGAACCCGCATCGCAAAACTGGAAGACCTGCTGAAGAATATGGAACTCAAGCTGTTTGACCAGACCGTTTACCTTTCTACTGGCCGCAAGCAGGGGCTTATGGCTTTCCGCATTCCGGACGAATTGTGGGTGGTCACCTATACGGATTTTGCCGATGGCGTAGTGAGCATTGAAAAGGGCAATAGCGGCGTGCAGTATAGCGAAACCGATGCCGCCAAAAAGATTGTGGAAAAAGTGAACGAAGGCTTCAAAATGTCGTTCGTTGTCGATGCGGAAGACAGGATTCTCTATTCCGTAGATGGCTCGGACTATAGCGAAGCCATCAAGGCCAGCGTCGCGGTTCAGAAGGATAAACTTTCCAAGGCCGATTCAATCCAGAATAAGATTTACGAATGCTCTGACGGCGATTCTACGAAGATTTTTAAATTCCTCGATAGTTCGTACGCCTATGAAACTTCGGCCGGCGACAATGTGGTGAACAAGCATGAAGGTCACTACGATATCCAGCGCTCCACGTTGCTGATGCTCCCGTTACGCGAAGAGGATGCATCGCTTTCGATGTTCATCTATTCTGTGGGTACCGACAGCACGATTACCTCACAGGCGGGCGAGTCCATGGATTGCACGATTAAGGATGTCGAGTAAGCTTGGCTGAACCTTGAAAATTGAAAAAGACCTGCTTGTGAGCAGGCCTTTTTTGTACTTTCGCAGCGCTCAAGCGCCAATTGAATTACAGCTTCATATCGGAGAGGCGCGTGTGTTCCACAGCATCAAACTCTTCCTGAATCTCTTTGCTGGGGGCCTTGGTGCAGAGGCTCACGATCACGATGGTCGCAAAGCTAAGCACGAATCCGGGAACGAGCTCGTAAATCTGGAAGATTTCGGCGGAGAAACCGGAGAGGTAGAACTTCCACACGAATGCAGTAATACCGCCGACGAGCATGCCTGCGATGGCGCCCGGAAGCGTGGTACGTTTCCAGAACAGGGCAAGGAGCATAATCGGGCCGAAGCAGGCGCCGAATCCACCCCACGCGAAGCTTACGAGGCTCATTACCACGTCGAGGAAACTCTTGCCCTGTTTAGCGCCTTCGGCGCCGGGCGCTCCCTGCATGGCGACAATGACGGCAATGACGGTAATAAGCACGACCACGCCGCGGCTCACCCACATGACTTCCTTGTTGCTCGCATTCTTGCGGAACAGGTGCTTGTAGAGGTCGTTACTGAAGGCAGACGCCGAAACCAGCAGCTGGGAGTCGGCGGTACTCATGATGGCGGCAAGGATGGCAGCCATGAGGATGGCGGCGACAGCCGGATGGCAGAGCGTCTGGCAGAGAATCATGAAGATGCGTTCCGGGTCGGCGACGGTAATGCCGTTCGCTTCCACATAGTAGCGGCCGAGGATTGCAATCATGATGGCGGCACCGAGGCAGATGGTGACCCAGGTCATGGCGACGCGGCGGGAGAACTTGATGTCTTCGGCGTTCTTGATGCTCATGAAGCGCACCAGAATGTGCGGCATGCCGAAGTAGCCGAGGCCCCAGGCGAGGCTAGAAATCAACGCAATCAGCCCGATGGACTTGCCGGTGGTAGCGTTCGTGAACAGGCTCATCAGGTAGGGATTCTGCGCGTTCACCGCATCCATGGTGGCTGCAAAACCGCCCGAGCCAGCCATGATAATCGAGGGAATGGCGATGACGGCAATGAGCATCATGGTCGCCTGGATAAAGTCGGTCCAGCACACGGCGAAGAAACCGCCCATGAAGGTGTAGCTCACCACGACGACCGCACCGATGATAAGGCCGGTGGTGTAGTTCATGCCGAAGATGGTGCCGAACAATTTAGCGCTCGCCACAAAACCCGAAACCGTATAGAACAGGAAGAACGCGAGAATGAAAATCGAGGCGATGACGCGGATGATTCCCTTGTTGTCGCGGAAGCGGTTCGCAAAGAAGTCGGGGAGCGTGATGGAGTCGCCGCAGAAGTGGCTGTACTTGCGGAGCCTGCGGCCCACGATTTTCCAGTTGAGGTATGTGCCGATCACGAGACCGATACCGATCCATGCTTCCGAGAAACCGCTCACGAAGATAGCGCCCGGGAGGCCCATCAAAAGCCAGCCGCTCATGTCGGAGGCCTGTGCGGACATCGCCACGACCCACTTGTTCATGCCGCGGTTGCCGAGGTAGTAGGCGTTCAGGCTGTTCGCCTTGCGTGAAAAGTACGCCCCGATGCCGAGCATCATGAGCAGGTACAGGATAAATACAGTCAGAACCATGTTTTGCTCCTTTTTTTCCGAAAGATAAATAAAAAATGGATAACATTTTTTTACCTGCCGATTTTGGATGTGATTATGCTTACAAGAGTGGATGGATGTGGCCTTTCCGAAAGAGCGATGACCGATTTTGGATATATTTTAAAAGGATATTTTTTTATTATTTAAATGTGAAGTTGAGCCGAACGGTATGTCGCTATACATTTCTGTAAACATGCTTTGCGCCGTAATGATCATCATCCTGATGTTCATGGTACATCGTGGCGTAATGCATGAGGCAGACCAGAAGACCTTTTTCAACCTTTGCTTCCACACACAACTGCTTTTTTCACTAGATGTTTTCTGGGAACTCCTGGATGGATCCGCTTTTCCTGGTGCCAGGGTCCTGAACTACATTGTCAATGCGGCGTATTTCGCCCAGTGTGGCATCCTCTGCTACTACTGGAGCCAGTATTCCCTATTCCTTTCGGGGAGTTGCCGCTTCTCGGGTACATTCTACAAGGTGCTATTCGCCTTGCCGATGGCCGTCGAGGTGGTGCTATCGATTGCTTCCGTCTGGACGGGCTGGTACTTCACGATTGATTCGGCGAACCATTATCACCGTGGTGACTGGCTCTTTATCCAGGTCACTGTTATGTTTATCTACCTGGTCTATTCGCTGCTTGTGGCGGTCTTTACAATCAAGCGCCAGCGCGACGTGGTGAACAGGAACAAACTTTATGCGATTTCTGCTCTCGGGTTCCTCCCGTTCTTTTCGCAGGTCTTGCAGGCCCAGTTTCCCGGCGTGTCGGTGTTTTGTACCGGTGCGACTCTCGGACTCCTCATCGTATTCTTGGAAATCCAGCGCGAAATGATTTCCCTGGACCCGCTGACGCGCCTCAATAACAGGAACCAGGCTAGCATCTACCTAAGTTCGCGGTTCAAGCAGGACATTCCGGGCAAGAGACTCTACCAGTTTATTATCGACTTGGACAAGTTCAAGGGCATTAACGATACCTACGGCCATATGGAGGGGGATAATGCTCTTGTAATTGTATCTACAGTGCTAAAGCTCGTCTGTGGCCCGCGCGGACACTTTATTTCACGCTATGGTGGAGACGAGTTTGTCGTTTTTGCGAATCTACCGAACAATGCGGCTGCCGATGAGCTTTGCCGTATGCTCGAGAAGAAACTTTCGGACTATTCGAAGGCGCTCCCGTATACGCTTGCGATGAGCATAGGGTATGCAGCCCTTAGGGATGGCGAAAAGGAAGAAGAACTCATGAGCAGGGCAGATGCTTCGCTATACGAAATCAAGAAACGGAAACATGCGGAACGGTAACAGAAATGGATATGTTCAGTTACATAGAGACTAATTTGTTCTGCATCGCGGTTCTCGTGGTAATGCTTATTGCGCTCCGTACTAGCCTGAGTCGCCTTACGAACCAGACTATCCTTACGCACGTGTTCGTGATGCTCATTTGCATGCTGGTTCTGGATACGCTAAAGCTTTTACTGAATGGAGTGTATTTCACTGGTTCGAATTTGCTGACTTGCTCCTTGGCATCGGTTTTCCATGTCATTACCGTATTGCTCTATTTCCAGTGGCTACGCTTTGTGGGTTACAATATGCAACTCCGTTTTTGGCGCGACCGTCGCCTGATGACTCTGATCGCCTTGCCTGGAGTTTTCGCCATTGCGCTCGTGGCAGGGAGCATCAAGTTTGGTTGGGTTTGGAGCGTTGATGAAAATAATCTGCTTTCGCGTGGCCCTTATTATCCAGTATATATCACATGTTGCGGCATCTATATGGTCTTTGCCTGCATTCTGGCTGGGCATCGTATTCCGCTTAAGCGGTATTTTTCGGACCGAGTCCTCTATACCTCGCTTGCCATGTTCGGACTTTTCCCGCTGATCGGTTTGTCTTTTGAACAGACCACCGATTCGGCGCCTTATTCCGTGTATGCGATGGTGCTTTCCGTCTTGCTCGTGTTCCTGGAAATGCAGTCCCGCATGATCTCGACGGACCCGCTTACCAAGCTCAACAACAAGAACCAGTTGAATTCATTCCTGGATTCAAAAATTGGGCAATATACCGAGAATCGCAGGGTCTACCTCTTTGTGCTGGACCTGGACAAGTTCAAGGGAATCAACGATACCTACGGACATACCGAGGGCGATAGCGCGCTGAACATGGTGGCGGATGTGCTAAAGCGTGTTTGTGGTCCGATGGGCTGCTTTATCTCTCGTTTCGGGGGTGACGAGTTCAATCTGGTCGCCTTCCTGGCTAGCGATGCGGATGCGGAATCCCTCAGCAAGACGATTAAGGACGACTTGGCGAGGACATCTGCTTCGCTTCCGTATTCGCTCACCGTGAGTATCGGGTATGCGGCAAGCCGTGGCCGTTCTGAAACCGTGGTGGACTTATTTGCGCGCGCCGATGAGGCGCTGTTCGCTGAAAAGAAGGCGAAACACTAAAATGCGGCCAGTGTTGACTGGTCGCATTAAATTTTTACTTGTCATGCCGGGCTTGTCTCGGCATTGCTGTTGTTAAACGTCGCCGACTTCGCCGGTCGCCACAAAGTTGCGGACGGCTCTTGTGATGCGCATTGAACAGAAGTTCGGCCCGCACATGCTGCAGAAGTGGCTTGCCTTCGCCTGGCTGCCGGGGAGCGTCTTGTCGTGGAATTCCATGGCCTTTTCGGGGTCCAAAGAAAGCGCAAACTGGTCGTTCCAGCGGAAGTCAAAGCGGGCGCGCGAAAGGGCGTCGTCGCGGAACTGCGCTGCAAAGTGCCCTTTCGCAAGGTCAGCCGCGTGAGCGGCGAGCTTGTAGGTGACCACACCGGCGCGCACGTCGTCGCGGTCGGGGAGCCCGAGGTGTTCCTTCGGTGTCACGTAGCAGAGCATCGCGGTGCCGTACCAGCCGATTTGTGCCGCGCCGATGGCCGACGTAATGTGGTCGTAACCGGGGGCAATGTCAGTGGTGAGTGGGCCGAGCGTGTAGAACGGGGCTCCGTGGCACTTTTCGAGCTGGCGCGCCATGTTGTCCTGAATCTTGTGCATGGGCACGTGGCCCGGGCCTTCGATAATCACCTGCACGCCGTATTCCCAGGCAATTTTCGTGAGTTCGCCGAGCGTGTCCAGTTCTCCGAACTGGGCCGCGTCGTTGGCATCGGCGAGGCTTCCCGGACGCAGACCATCGCCCAAGGAAACGGCAACGTCGTAGGCGGCGAGAATCTCGCAGATTTCGCGGAAGTGCGTGTACAAGAAGTTCTGCTGGTGGTGGCGCATCTGCCACAAGGCAAGGATGGAACCGCCGCGGCTCACGATACCCGTGGTGCGCTTGGCGGTGAGCGGAATGTGCTCCAGCAAGAGGCCTGCATGGATGGTGAAGTAGTCCACGCCCTGTTCCGCCTGCTCGATGAGCGTGTCGCGGTACAGTTCCCACGTGAGTTCTTCGGCCTTGCCGTTCACCTTCTCGAGCGCCTGGTAAATAGGCACAGTCCCTATAGGCACGGGACTGTTGCGGATAATCCATTCGCGCGTCTCGTGGATGTGCTTGCCGGTGGAAAGGTCCATCACGGTGTCGGCACCCCAGCGCACGGACCAGGCCATCTTCTCGACTTCTTCTTCGATCGAAGAGGTAATGGCCGAGTTGCCGATGTTACTGTTGATTTTCGTGAGGAAGTTCGTACCGATAATCATCGGTTCGCATTCCGGGTGGTTGATGTTCCCCGGCAGAATCGCGCGGCCCGCGGCGATTTCGTCGCGTACGAATTCCGGCGTAATGGGGGAGCCGGCGAGTTTGATCTTGCCCTCGGCCATCATCTCGTCAAGGCGCTGGTTTTCGCGGATGGCCACGTATTCCATTTCCTTGGTGACAATACCCTTGCGGGCGTAGTCCAGCTGCGTCAGGTGGTGCCCGGCCTTCGCGCGGAGCGGGTGGTGTTCCGCATTAAAGCGCAGGTGGTCGAGCTCATGGTTTGCGCGACGGGCGCGGCCATAAGCAGACGTCATGTCGTCGAGCTGTTCGGCATCGCCACGTTCCATAATCCACGGCTCGCGGAAACGCTCGATACCCTTTGTCACGTCCAGTTTTGCATCCGGATCGCTGTAAGGGCCACTTGTGTCGTACACTGGGACTACGGGCGTCTCGGGGTCTTCGGTCAAAATTTCGCGCATTCCCACGCGGATGTCCGGGTAAATCTTGCCCGGAACATACACCTTGCGGGAATTCATAAATGGTTTAAGTAGAGAATCCATCAGTTCCTCAATTTTTACGCCCGAAATTTAGAAAAAAATGGACTAGTGAAGGACAAATACCGCGATAAACGCTAGCGCAGCAATGACTGCCGCAATTGTGCCGATAATTCCACCGAAGCCGTTCTTCTTTTTTGCGTAGGGGCTGTCCGGGGCGTCGCCGAATTCATTCTCCAAAATCTCATCATAATCCGGCGTTTCGAGGTCGGTAAACTCTGCGCCTTCCTTCCAGCCGGTGTCGGCATCGCTCCCGCAGTGCGGGCAGAACGTGGCATCGTCTTTCAATTCAGAGTGGCAGTGAGGGCAGTACATAATTGATGATTGATAATGGATGATTGATAATGGATGATTGATGATGGATGATGGGGGATGATATTGTCATGCCCGCGCAGGCGGGCATCTCCTTTACTGCATTATAAGTTTTAAGTGCAGCTTCTTTTCTTCTTCGGGGATGATGTCTTCGAGCTTGCCTGTATTGATGTTGTAGCGGTAGAAAAACTTTTCGTATTTATGAGATTTGGGGCTTTTTAAGTTCATGACTTCAAAAATCAGGATTGGATTGTTCCTTATCAGATAATAGTGTTTTATCTTCATGTCAGGAATCTTGACGACTTTTGTTTCCTGAGAATCGATGTCATAGAGATAAAAATCACTGTTGTCGTCATAGTTCAGGAAGCCGTCTTCATTTGAATCAACCCTTGTCCCGATATATGCCAGATAGCGCTTTTTCCCAATTCGAATATAGTTGAGTTCCCAACCGGTAAATCTTTCGTTTATCAATGTTTTGTGAATTTTCTCTATTGATTTTTCGTAAACGAGATTTACAAACAATTCATTGCTAAACACTTTGAGATACGTTGTATCTGGTTTCTTTTCCGGTTTATTTTCTCCGTCTATCGAGAAACTTGACGAATTGTCACTGTCGTCAAAAATCACTTCATCAACTACGGCTTCGTTCAATCTGAATCGTTCCGTGTAAGGTTCCGGCTTTTCCATAGTCCTTGCAATTACGGGAATGACGAATTCCTGCGATTCATTGTCCAATACGTACATATTCTTGTACGAAATGTATTGGTTATATTCTTTTTCCTTAGCGTTTTTTGCCGCTTTGTCTTGCGATATGACTCCGTTGTTTTGATCGTATTTCGCATGCCTTTCCGGTAGCACTTGACAAACCATCATGAAAGCAAAGATGCTCATGGTGATGAAGGTGGGGACTGAAATAATTGCAAACGCAATTCGATTGTATTTTTGAAGCTTGCTCATATAAGTGAATCTATAAAAATAAATCAGCCGTAAAGGTAAAAAAAGAAAAACCGCGCGGTTTAACCCGTGCGGCTTCTAAGTTTTTTGCTTTGTTTGCACTTTCCCGTGAGCAACAAAGCCCTCGGGTGTTAGCCGAGGGCGGTTGCGAGAGCGAGCGCTTGCCGGAGTAATTTAATATCCTAGTGAAGCGCGAGCGGTCTCATTAGAGCTTGTTGTTAGAACCAAGAACGTCGACGATCTTGTGTTCGTACATCTTCTGCATGTTTTCGCGAGCCGGCTTGAGGTACTGGCGCGGGTCGAAGTGTTCCGGATGTTCGTCGAAATACTTACGGATAGCGGCAGTCATGGCGAGACGGCTGTCAGAGTCGATGTTGATCTTGCAAACAGCGGACTTGGAAGCTTCGCGGAGCTGTTCCTCCGGAATACCGACGGCATCCGGGAGCTTGCCACCGTGGGCGTTGATGGTGTCAACTTCGTCCTGCGGGACAGAAGAAGAACCGTGGAGCACGATCGGGAAGCCCGGGAGCTTCTGTTCGATGGCGTGGAGCACGTCGAATGCCAGGGGAGGCGGAACGAGCTTGCCAGTCTTCGGGTCGCGAGTGCACTGTTCCGGCTTGAACTTGTAAGCACCGTGGCTGGTACCGATGGAGATAGCGAGGGAGTCGCAGCCCGTACGGGTAGCGAAGTCGATCACTTCTTCCGGCTTGGTGTAGTGG
This genomic interval carries:
- a CDS encoding fibrobacter succinogenes major paralogous domain-containing protein; translation: MRHLGFLALAFTAFLVACGDDASSSPVDNPVSSSIEISSSDEATPESSSSSSSTLSSSSAEPALSSAEGIEDLSSSSAKSSADIAFGTLTDERDGKTYKTVVIGKQTWMAENLNYESRYSYCYEDKAENCAKYGRLYTWSGALESCPAGWGLPSLEEFQILLAAVGGQAIAGKVLKSTEGWKDGGNGTDEYGFSALPAGYMQEDSTFHNVGEYAQFWSTSGTTWVYQLEATFDNDSSFLFSVYKEFALSVRCLKSAGSTNEVKATPCKTDSTDTCEYGSVKDDRDGQTYKTVKIANQWWMAQNLNLETENSYCTADSICAKNGRFYTWGAAMDSVGKWSEGGKGCGLNKTCSPSYPVRGVCPSGWHVPSKDEFEILRTLVGESGPAGTLLKSVDGWIGGFVNKTGGLIVYDSLATNGKGTDNFGFTALPTGYWDEIVMQDNGFVTTFWSSSEYEPSRATLLYLSALMENTMIDSGSKGSARSVRCVKDAD
- the gap gene encoding type I glyceraldehyde-3-phosphate dehydrogenase; this encodes MALKLGINGFGRIGRMVFRAAVENFSKDIQVVGINDLLDVDYLAYMLKYDSVHGAFKHDVSFEGNFLIVDGNKIQVFAEKDPTNITWGALGVDVVVESTGFFLTDELARAHIKAGAKKVIMSAPSKDATPMFVYGVNHQTYAGQDIISNASCTTNCLAPMSKVLNDKFGIKRGLMTTVHAATATQKTVDGPSKKDWRGGRGILENIIPSSTGAAKAVGKVLPQLNGKLTGMSLRVPTSDVSFVDLTAELEKPATYEEICKAMKEASEGELKGILGYTDEALVSTDFRNDARTSIFDVKAGIQLDPTFVKVCAWYDNEWGYSNKVCEMARVITK
- the putP gene encoding sodium/proline symporter PutP; the encoded protein is MVLTVFILYLLMMLGIGAYFSRKANSLNAYYLGNRGMNKWVVAMSAQASDMSGWLLMGLPGAIFVSGFSEAWIGIGLVIGTYLNWKIVGRRLRKYSHFCGDSITLPDFFANRFRDNKGIIRVIASIFILAFFLFYTVSGFVASAKLFGTIFGMNYTTGLIIGAVVVVSYTFMGGFFAVCWTDFIQATMMLIAVIAIPSIIMAGSGGFAATMDAVNAQNPYLMSLFTNATTGKSIGLIALISSLAWGLGYFGMPHILVRFMSIKNAEDIKFSRRVAMTWVTICLGAAIMIAILGRYYVEANGITVADPERIFMILCQTLCHPAVAAILMAAILAAIMSTADSQLLVSASAFSNDLYKHLFRKNASNKEVMWVSRGVVVLITVIAVIVAMQGAPGAEGAKQGKSFLDVVMSLVSFAWGGFGACFGPIMLLALFWKRTTLPGAIAGMLVGGITAFVWKFYLSGFSAEIFQIYELVPGFVLSFATIVIVSLCTKAPSKEIQEEFDAVEHTRLSDMKL
- a CDS encoding GGDEF domain-containing protein, coding for MLCAVMIIILMFMVHRGVMHEADQKTFFNLCFHTQLLFSLDVFWELLDGSAFPGARVLNYIVNAAYFAQCGILCYYWSQYSLFLSGSCRFSGTFYKVLFALPMAVEVVLSIASVWTGWYFTIDSANHYHRGDWLFIQVTVMFIYLVYSLLVAVFTIKRQRDVVNRNKLYAISALGFLPFFSQVLQAQFPGVSVFCTGATLGLLIVFLEIQREMISLDPLTRLNNRNQASIYLSSRFKQDIPGKRLYQFIIDLDKFKGINDTYGHMEGDNALVIVSTVLKLVCGPRGHFISRYGGDEFVVFANLPNNAAADELCRMLEKKLSDYSKALPYTLAMSIGYAALRDGEKEEELMSRADASLYEIKKRKHAER
- a CDS encoding GGDEF domain-containing protein, with the translated sequence MDMFSYIETNLFCIAVLVVMLIALRTSLSRLTNQTILTHVFVMLICMLVLDTLKLLLNGVYFTGSNLLTCSLASVFHVITVLLYFQWLRFVGYNMQLRFWRDRRLMTLIALPGVFAIALVAGSIKFGWVWSVDENNLLSRGPYYPVYITCCGIYMVFACILAGHRIPLKRYFSDRVLYTSLAMFGLFPLIGLSFEQTTDSAPYSVYAMVLSVLLVFLEMQSRMISTDPLTKLNNKNQLNSFLDSKIGQYTENRRVYLFVLDLDKFKGINDTYGHTEGDSALNMVADVLKRVCGPMGCFISRFGGDEFNLVAFLASDADAESLSKTIKDDLARTSASLPYSLTVSIGYAASRGRSETVVDLFARADEALFAEKKAKH